A DNA window from Brassica napus cultivar Da-Ae chromosome A4, Da-Ae, whole genome shotgun sequence contains the following coding sequences:
- the LOC106446023 gene encoding serine carboxypeptidase-like 7 isoform X2, with the protein MVLPALVQEISKGNYLCCKPPINLQGYVLGNPVTDIEFDHNHRIPFTHGMALISDELYESMKGICKGEYETVDPSNKECLKLVEEYHKCTDRINYSLVTTPLCEDDPSPDCYDYRYVLTTYWANDESVRRALHINKESKGKWARCDWDMAYTNDIKSSVPYHMNNSINGYPSLIFSGDHDMYVPSLGTQAWIRSLNYSVIDDWRPWMIGDQIAGYTRTYANNMTFVTIKGGEHTPEYKPEESYIMFQRWISGQPL; encoded by the exons ATGGTTCTTCCCGCACTCGTTCAAGAAATCTCAAAAGGAAACTATTTATGCTGCAAGCCTCCAATAAACCTTCAGGGCTACGTGCTCGGAAACCCGGTAACCGATATTGAGTTTGATCATAACCATCGCATTCCGTTTACTCATGGAATGGCACTGATCTCTGATGAACTTTACGAG TCGATGAAGGGAATCTGCAAAGGAGAGTATGAAACTGTAGATCCAAGTAACAAGGAATGCTTGAAACTCGTTGAAGAATATCATAAGTGCACTGATAGAATAAACTACTCACTTGTCACGACGCCATTGTGCGAAGATGACCCATCTCCCGATTGCTAT GATTATAGGTACGTGTTAACTACCTACTGGGCCAATGATGAGAGTGTGCGCAGGGCTCTTCACATTAATAAG GAGAGTAAAGGGAAATGGGCACGTTGTGACTGGGATATGGCTTACACTAATGACATCAAAAGCAGTGTACCATACCATATGAATAACAGCATCAATGGATATCCTTCTCTCATCTTCAG TGGTGATCATGACATGTACGTGCCTTCCCTTGGAACTCAAGCTTGGATTAGATCGCTTAATTATTCTGTCATTGATGACTGGAGACCTTGGATGATAGGCGATCAAATCGCCGG ATACACTAGGACTTATGCCAATAATATGACATTTGTGACTATCAAA GGAGGAGAGCACACTCCAGAGTATAAACCAGAGGAGAGTTATATCATGTTCCAAAGGTGGATCAGTGGCCAACCTCTTTAG
- the LOC106446023 gene encoding serine carboxypeptidase-like 7 isoform X3: MANANVSSVLQLLFLLIILSGNAVDSTSIVKYLPGFEGPLPFELETGYVGVGVGEEEQVQLFYYFIKSERNPEKDPLLLWLSGGPGCSSISGLLYENGPVTVKFEVYNGTLPSLIATTYSWTKISSIIYLDQPVGTGFSYSRTHLASKPSDSGEVKLIHEFLQKWLNKHQEFLSNPFYAGGDSYSGMVLPALVQEISKGNYLCCKPPINLQGYVLGNPVTDIEFDHNHRIPFTHGMALISDELYESMKGICKGEYETVDPSNKECLKLVEEYHKCTDRINYSLVTTPLCEDDPSPDCYDYRYVLTTYWANDESVRRALHINKESKGKWARCDWDMAYTNDIKSSVPYHMNNSINGYPSLIFSGDHDMYVPSLGTQAWIRSLNYSVIDDWRPWMIGDQIAGYTRTYANNMTFVTIKASLSLEESTLQSINQRRVISCSKGGSVANLFSNKSKFRTGPGYITWLWAILKHWSRTPNFLRIIYIKYINPKLL; this comes from the exons ATGGCTAACGCCAACGTTTCCTCTGTCCTGCagcttctttttcttctgaTTATCTTATCTGGCAATGCTGTTGATTCTACCTCTATCGTCAAGTATCTTCCTGGCTTTGAAGGTCCTCTTCCTTTTGAGCTCGAAACCGG GTATGTTGGTGTTGGTGTTGGTGAGGAAGAGCAAGTGCAATTGTTCTACTACTTCATCAAATCTGAGAGGAATCCAGAAAAAGACCCTCTTCTCCTCTGGTTAAGTGGGGGACCTGGTTGCTCTTCAATCTCCGGTCTTCTTTACGAGAATG GGCCTGTGACTGTGAAATTTGAGGTTTACAATGGAACTCTTCCTTCCTTGATCGCTACTACATATTCATGGACTAAG ATATCAAGTATAATATATTTGGATCAGCCTGTTGGAACTGGCTTCTCCTACTCAAGAACTCATCTTGCTAGCAAACCAAGTGATTCAGGAGAAGTCAAGCTGATCCACGAGTTTCTTCaaaag TGGCTAAACAAGCATCAAGAGTTTTTGTCCAACCCTTTTTATGCAGGTGGAGATTCTTATTCCGGTATGGTTCTTCCCGCACTCGTTCAAGAAATCTCAAAAGGAAACTATTTATGCTGCAAGCCTCCAATAAACCTTCAGGGCTACGTGCTCGGAAACCCGGTAACCGATATTGAGTTTGATCATAACCATCGCATTCCGTTTACTCATGGAATGGCACTGATCTCTGATGAACTTTACGAG TCGATGAAGGGAATCTGCAAAGGAGAGTATGAAACTGTAGATCCAAGTAACAAGGAATGCTTGAAACTCGTTGAAGAATATCATAAGTGCACTGATAGAATAAACTACTCACTTGTCACGACGCCATTGTGCGAAGATGACCCATCTCCCGATTGCTAT GATTATAGGTACGTGTTAACTACCTACTGGGCCAATGATGAGAGTGTGCGCAGGGCTCTTCACATTAATAAG GAGAGTAAAGGGAAATGGGCACGTTGTGACTGGGATATGGCTTACACTAATGACATCAAAAGCAGTGTACCATACCATATGAATAACAGCATCAATGGATATCCTTCTCTCATCTTCAG TGGTGATCATGACATGTACGTGCCTTCCCTTGGAACTCAAGCTTGGATTAGATCGCTTAATTATTCTGTCATTGATGACTGGAGACCTTGGATGATAGGCGATCAAATCGCCGG ATACACTAGGACTTATGCCAATAATATGACATTTGTGACTATCAAAGCAAGTCTTTCTTT GGAGGAGAGCACACTCCAGAGTATAAACCAGAGGAGAGTTATATCATGTTCCAAAGGTGGATCAGTGGCCAACCTCTTTAGCAACAAGTCCAAGTTCAGGACGGGTCCTGGCTATATAACTTGGCTATGGGCTATTCTGAAACATTGGTCAAGAACCCCCAATTTTTTAAGAATAATCTACATAAAGTATATAAATCCCAAATTATTATAG
- the LOC106446023 gene encoding serine carboxypeptidase-like 7 isoform X1 translates to MANANVSSVLQLLFLLIILSGNAVDSTSIVKYLPGFEGPLPFELETGYVGVGVGEEEQVQLFYYFIKSERNPEKDPLLLWLSGGPGCSSISGLLYENGPVTVKFEVYNGTLPSLIATTYSWTKISSIIYLDQPVGTGFSYSRTHLASKPSDSGEVKLIHEFLQKWLNKHQEFLSNPFYAGGDSYSGMVLPALVQEISKGNYLCCKPPINLQGYVLGNPVTDIEFDHNHRIPFTHGMALISDELYESMKGICKGEYETVDPSNKECLKLVEEYHKCTDRINYSLVTTPLCEDDPSPDCYDYRYVLTTYWANDESVRRALHINKESKGKWARCDWDMAYTNDIKSSVPYHMNNSINGYPSLIFSGDHDMYVPSLGTQAWIRSLNYSVIDDWRPWMIGDQIAGYTRTYANNMTFVTIKGGEHTPEYKPEESYIMFQRWISGQPL, encoded by the exons ATGGCTAACGCCAACGTTTCCTCTGTCCTGCagcttctttttcttctgaTTATCTTATCTGGCAATGCTGTTGATTCTACCTCTATCGTCAAGTATCTTCCTGGCTTTGAAGGTCCTCTTCCTTTTGAGCTCGAAACCGG GTATGTTGGTGTTGGTGTTGGTGAGGAAGAGCAAGTGCAATTGTTCTACTACTTCATCAAATCTGAGAGGAATCCAGAAAAAGACCCTCTTCTCCTCTGGTTAAGTGGGGGACCTGGTTGCTCTTCAATCTCCGGTCTTCTTTACGAGAATG GGCCTGTGACTGTGAAATTTGAGGTTTACAATGGAACTCTTCCTTCCTTGATCGCTACTACATATTCATGGACTAAG ATATCAAGTATAATATATTTGGATCAGCCTGTTGGAACTGGCTTCTCCTACTCAAGAACTCATCTTGCTAGCAAACCAAGTGATTCAGGAGAAGTCAAGCTGATCCACGAGTTTCTTCaaaag TGGCTAAACAAGCATCAAGAGTTTTTGTCCAACCCTTTTTATGCAGGTGGAGATTCTTATTCCGGTATGGTTCTTCCCGCACTCGTTCAAGAAATCTCAAAAGGAAACTATTTATGCTGCAAGCCTCCAATAAACCTTCAGGGCTACGTGCTCGGAAACCCGGTAACCGATATTGAGTTTGATCATAACCATCGCATTCCGTTTACTCATGGAATGGCACTGATCTCTGATGAACTTTACGAG TCGATGAAGGGAATCTGCAAAGGAGAGTATGAAACTGTAGATCCAAGTAACAAGGAATGCTTGAAACTCGTTGAAGAATATCATAAGTGCACTGATAGAATAAACTACTCACTTGTCACGACGCCATTGTGCGAAGATGACCCATCTCCCGATTGCTAT GATTATAGGTACGTGTTAACTACCTACTGGGCCAATGATGAGAGTGTGCGCAGGGCTCTTCACATTAATAAG GAGAGTAAAGGGAAATGGGCACGTTGTGACTGGGATATGGCTTACACTAATGACATCAAAAGCAGTGTACCATACCATATGAATAACAGCATCAATGGATATCCTTCTCTCATCTTCAG TGGTGATCATGACATGTACGTGCCTTCCCTTGGAACTCAAGCTTGGATTAGATCGCTTAATTATTCTGTCATTGATGACTGGAGACCTTGGATGATAGGCGATCAAATCGCCGG ATACACTAGGACTTATGCCAATAATATGACATTTGTGACTATCAAA GGAGGAGAGCACACTCCAGAGTATAAACCAGAGGAGAGTTATATCATGTTCCAAAGGTGGATCAGTGGCCAACCTCTTTAG